The stretch of DNA tgcacacacataaggGCTGTCAGTACATTCAAATGGGGTTTGGCCAGGTGAAACAGGGTTGTGTGAGGAACTGTCGGGCGTCCCGgctctcaccttctctcctcGGTCTTTGGACACCTGCCGCTTGTCGTTCACGTCACACTTGTTTCCCAGAACCATCTTTTCCACATCAGCAGAGGCGTGctggacagagtgagagagagagagggcacaccaccatcaccacccaATCCTGACAACAACCCTCTACTCTCAAACCCTCTTTATACCAATGAAAACAATACCTTTCCTTATGATGAGTCAAAACCACAGACAGGAAAGGTGCAGTTAATGCACTATGAGAGAGCTGCAAGCACACACTGCACTACCTCAACACTTACAACCACTCAGGAACCAACTCCctgaacaaaagcacaacacCAGCAGCTAGTCCCAACACCAGCAGCTAGTCCCAACACCAGCAGCTAGTCCCAACACCAGCAGCTAGTCCCAACACCAGCAGCTAGTCCCGCTAATCCTGCACACGTACCTCCTCTATGTTCCTTATCCAGTTCTTGATGTTGTCAAAGGACTTCTCGTTAGTGATGTCGTACACTAGCATTATACCCTGCAATCAGAACAAGGCCACTGTGAGCATGAACCACCAGGTATGTGGTAAGCGGTCAGTGGTGTGGTGCTGATTAGGGAGAAAACAGATGTAGACAGAATTCTGTAAGGCCTATTCCTGGGAAAGAGTTGAGGGGAGTCCAATAGTTAAGATGCAATCCAAACACCGCTCCACACAGCAGCCAGAGAAAGGGCTAAAGCCTCTCTGCGGTCTGCAGGTGCAGGTCTCAGCCATGTGGGCGGAGCCCCGGGGCAGAGTGACAGGTGATGTAACTGGGTGTGGCTGGTGCTCAGCAGTGCCTCACCATGGCTCCTCTGTAGTAGGCCGTTGTGATGGTTCGAAAGCGCTCCTGGCCCGCCGTGTCCCTGGAAGCCAGCACAGAGTTTAGTAACAGAAGCTCGGAGGCTAACTCAGGCGTGCCTGAAAACACGTTCACACACAGGTGCATGAACCCAGAGCTGCTCGTCATCGTGAGTCGTCAAATACCAAGATTTACATTCCATGACCTTCCACCCTGCAGCCAAATTTGTAGACAGTTttagcaaagcaaaacaaatcagCACAATACTGAGCAAAGAGATCAGAATCCCGACTCACCATATCTGTAACTTGATCTTCTTTCCATCTAATTCtattgttctaattttaaagtCAATGCCTAtgagaagagaaaagaacacGGGAAGAACTTCAGGTCTGCAGGTAACAGGTTGTTGACATTGAAACAGTTTCTTGTGGCCGCTGCTGTGGTGCTGGGAAACTCTCAGTGATCCAGGGAACGGGATTATCCGGATGGTTGGCAAACCGTTACGGCCAAGACATTTTAGTGAGGCTGTGGATATCTGCCCTGTTTCTCAGAGTAGGTCTCcttcagcactgcagagagcatATCTGTCTGGCAGACGAAACATGGGCGCAAACGTAACATTGAATGAATGCTGACGAACAAGTCTCACCAAACCTGTCCAAATAATACCTCCATGTCCTGTCTGACAAAGGGAATGCCCGTTAGCATAGCCACTCTGTGTACACTGACGGCAAGACAGATCGTTTTTTCACACAGTCACCAGCCCTTCACTAAGCCAACCACCACTATTTCCCTCTGTCGCAATTCTGCGCTGTCATCCTAGTGGCTGTCCAACAACCGCGGTGGTCATGGAAACCCGACTTGTTACCAGAAGGTATCGGGTTCGAGTCCCCTGGCGCATTACCTGCACTGCTACGCTATGTATCTGGACTAGCTGTGCATGTGGAAACTACGAGCTTCATGTGATTGCAGATAGGACATGTAACCAGTGAGCTAACGTTACATAACGATgtaattacataggttactttGTAAAAACTCGCAGTCTGGCTAAAGTTAAAATACCATTACAGTCAACAagtttttttcaactttttttccagcaagaTAGGCTGTTCCGGAAGTGTAGAAAGCACACAGCTACGTTCGCTCACCGCTAAACTGCGGGTACACttacaaaaagaacagaagacgGAAACGATGTACCTAACGTTACTGATAACTAGCAGTGTCTTAAAAGCAGTTAGCCAGAGCGCTGATCGCTAAAAGCACTGTTTATCGATGTTAGCGATGCTAACTAGCCGGCTACCCCATGTCAGGTGACTTAAATgcagctaactggctagctatgCATTCCGCCATGATGACATTCATCAACAAACCAATTATCCGCTGCATTCTAAGTAGTGAGCATTGATCTTTGTTATTTACATCAGAAAAGCTGACTGCGGTTTTGAGTGGTGTTTAGCTAAGTGGCTGGCTAGCAACCTTCTGTGTGAGCAGCTAGCTTAGCCGGTTATACTGCCCCTATAGCTGGCGGTCTGGTAGCTCTCCGGTTCATGTCTGAGCGCACTGGCTCCCAGCATTGGGCTCGGACgctgttaaaacaaaaactacGTACCAATGGTTGAGATAAATGTCGAATTAAAGGCATCTTCTGAAAATCTGAACAACACACAGGTCTTCCCAACTCCTGAGTCCCCGATTAACAGCAATTTAAACAAGTAATCGTAGGTCTTCGCCATATTACTCGCTATTGCGGAAATCCCGCCCGGCAACAGTGGCAATGCCTACCGCTATGAGCAGGCCCAAATTGATGTATGATTGGGCAGTTGAGATGTCACTCATACATGAGCCCGCCCTCATAGTAGTGGCTCCGGAAGTTGATTCGACCAGACATATGACGTCAAGGGAAACTAGAAAAGCCGACAATgaagagcagagggaggaagcTGGCAGCAGCTTGCAACGTAGCACTTAAACACAATGCGGGATGTCGTGCTCATTACAGTAATATGCTAGCCACTTGTTCTTCGGGTTAACTTACCTTATGCCAACCCTCTTTCAAACAGGAAGCCTACAGTAAATACAGAAGCTCGACTTAATCTTGGACGCACAGTATCCAGATGTGATAACTCAACCCTGCGACGAAATCTAATATATTTTAGCTTTGCACTTTCCGGTCATTGTTAGTAATTTTATGTATGGTAGATGTTGCAGCCTGATTTTGCTTTTATGAATTACTGTGTAGCACTGCGTTAACACAAGACTGTGATGTTTCATGTGTAGATATTTGTTAAACTCTGTACTTAATCTGTTATGTCACAGTTATATTGCAGTCTAGGACAATTGCGTGGCATTATATCTTTAAATATAATAACACTTTTTCATATATAGCCTTTTTCCTCTGATgttctgtaaatgcatgtttgttcttgtttctgCCATGACGTATTCAAACCATTATGCCATCAGTTTGTAAGTACAATAGGTAACTAACTTACCAAAGCTAATAAATATCGATGCAAGCAGTCATAATGGGCGCCAAACAGCAGGGAAATAATAGTTTTCCTGCAGACGCTTCTAAAGGAGATAGGTGTTTATATCCTGAAGTACAATTCAACTGCTTTTGAAATGGAACCAGTGGTAAAATGACATGTTTAGGCGCTGTCTGCCTGGTACTGGCTGTCAAACAATATGAATAACCCTCtatattacaaataatatcTCATTATGAACTTGCGGAATATTTATTAAACACATTCCGCATATCCCTTGCAACTCCAATATCAACAGTGAATGTCTCTGACAGTGAATATTATATCTTATCAGCTGAGCTATTTCATATGTCAAGCTGTGTGAATGCTAAAGGTGTAACTGCGAATCAACTATGCCTGTCGACGCAACAGACTAAGTGCAAATAAAAGTATATTATGCACCATTGGTTAGTCCTGTGCAGAGTTCATGTTGTTTCGTAATGAAAATGTTAGTGAGACGTGCAATTTGATCTCATTGTCTTATTACTAgaatatttacttttacttttatttaaatgtactgtacagaaatgaatgtgccgacatgaatatttatatgaatttatttccatttaaagtcatttttgCCTACATGTATGTTCTCTACAGTATACCACGCTATACATTAGACCTGGTCTCTATCCGAATCATCACTGCTGagcaaaataaatcagaaaatcTAACTTCTTGAAATTCTTTTGATACTGAGATATCCCTCACACCTATTTCTGAAAAGCACTGTTTGTAAGGATTAAGATACGCACCACGTCAGTCATTTGACGGACTAGGCTGCAGTTAATTACCAATATCCTTCAACTAATTACTCTCCGCTACCGTAAGCAGGTGTCACGAGATTCATCAATGGGTACACATACGTTGTCATAGGCTTTCAACAGGCATCACTTAAAATGATCTTGCAATCATCTGTAATGACTACTAGTGTAAACACACTATTAGTTACATTCATACAACAATTATTTGTGGATTACCAAGCGTCTCACTGAACGAAGCCGATTAACAAATCAGAAGATTTGTCAttggaaataaattaacaaactAAAACGCATGATGCACAGAAAGGGAATAACGTGCTGCAGATGGTAAGGGTTTCATCTGACGGACAACAGACCGTAAACCAAGTCATCCATCTCCGCAGCGTCACACGCTGCATGCACATGGTGCTACCGCCGCTGGTCTACCAACCTTACTTCCTCGTTATTCGCGGAAATTTGGAAGGGCCCAGCTCGGGAATCGTATGGACCAATCCGAAGCTTTCATTTTGCTACGTCCAATCATTTTGTCCAATCACATCAGCTCTCCTTGCACTGGGTCATCAATACCACCGTGCCAAGGCTAAAATTTCGGATGCCCCGCATCAACACGGGAGGTATGACAAAGTGGACATAGAGTAGTTCAACTTTTTATCTATATAGTTAACTTTTCCGGACACCAAATGCCGCAGAGGCTGACCTCTACAGCACGGTTGTTTGACATGTGACTTTACCGGTTGTATTGATAATTCGCAAAGCAGAGCTACAGCGGCAGGCTAGCCAGCCAGTCACCCGGCCGGCTGTCGGATTAGCGGAAAAGCTAATGCTATTTAAATCTCCAACAGCAGTAGCTAGATAGACTACATAACTTGCTAGCGATGTTTGATTGTTAGTTAATGCTGAGCTAATTACTGTTAGCTGGTATGGTCTTGCTTGATTCCGCTAATGCTACAGCTTGCTACTGAATTAAAATTCCGCTTCGACTGTGCTGTCGCTTTGTTGCTTCACAATATCAAAGTATCTAGCGTAGTAACAGGCACGCTGAAAAGCCTGGTTATATTACTGTGTTCGTTCAGCCATAACTTAGTTAACCAGCCACCTGAGCTAGACAGAAAGCCTGTTATTTGGGCACCAGTAGTTCAGGGACTCTGACTTGGCAAGCAGCGGTTGTAGATTCCTGCTCGGTCCTAGCTGGTGTAATCATTGCTCTGTACAGGTTAAAGCGAGGTTTTGCCGTGATCGGTGGAGCGGTAAGGTGTCACACTTTATGTCCCGGTTCGGTGTATTCTAACTACAGTGCCAAAGTCTCGACGTTTCTGAGAATGCCCCAGACGAAGAAGTCCAAAAGCGATGCGTTTGGCTCCGGCCAGCCACCCGGTGCGGACCGGGGAGAGTCGCACCTGCTCGCCGGACCCCGGGACCCAGGGGAAAACCTCGGAGACCCGCAGATTGTCAAATCGCCAAGTGACCCCAAGCAATACAGGTAGGTTgtattaaacattacattttagcGTTTGTGAGCACGTTTTAGTGTcatgtatactgtataaagGACCATATCGTTTCTAAGGCATGTGATTTTTGTCCGGGTAAAACATTACTCTGGTGCATCCAGTGAATCTTCTTCACTCTGTCACACGCCAGTGACCCCAGTCTGAATTCCAAGTTCTAATGTCTAACGCCAGAAAACGGGGCACAACGCCCGTGACAccataatgaaaatgatttttcctgCTTTGCCAAATGTGAAGTGTATGGAATGCCTTCCAGAAAAAGCAGGCGTGCAGCGTCTCAGTGACCCAGGCAAAATATGAAATCTCTATATTTATCAGCTAGCCTTGCTGTCCTCTGATAGTTGACTGTGTAAGTGTAGTTGTTGATCTCCTTGAGCCATGATCAGTGTCCTTTATTTCATGTACTGGAAAATAGGTCAAAACAGCTAGTGCTACTTTATGTGAAGAGTAAGCTCACTGCTGTGATTGTTTTTGTAATCCAGCACTGAAGACATGGTCCACCAGCTTCCACTGTCATGTCTGAGAGCTCTTTAAGGAGAAACAACtcgtgtttgtttctgttttagaGTCAGGATTTGTCAGCCATGACGGATGGGACCAAAGAGCTGTCTTACATGTGTTCACTCGTTAAAACAATGATCAGGTTTCTGCGAGAGTTTACATTGTTTATAAAGAAAACCAGTGAGGCTAGCTGAGTGCGtgaaagggacagagaagaATAAGGATGTCTCTAGGTATGTGGACTTTGGAAACTGTTTATGAAATGAGTGATGTAGCGTTCTGTTCACTCATGAGTTCTCTTGTGCTGCAGAAATCTGTCGTTTGCACTCAGAGTttgctgtttattcattttaacttcAGATTATTAGggataattatttaaaaattaaagtatCTGACTTTGATCTGAACTTTGACCCTGTCCACAGGTACATTGAATTGACCAATGGGCTGCGAGCACTGCTGATCTCAGACTTCAGCCAACTGGATGGGAAGGCGGCCTCCGACGACGAGGACGAttcggaggaggaggaggaggaggaggaggaggaaggggaggaagaggagagtgGGGAAGAAGAAGGGGACTCAGGGGAGGGTACAGAGGAGGAcgagggggaggaagaggacgaaCAGGACAGTGATTTTGAGGAACTGGATGAGGACAGTgaagggaagaagaagaaagggaagTCAGAGAAACAGGTTGGTGTAGTTTTTGAATGATTTATACGGGTTACATTAATAATTACTGTCCACACATGTCTTTCATGGCTGTTATTTCATAGAGCTTTATTCACCAGCCTTCATCCTGAAACAAAATTCAGagttcatttaattatttaaaaggtGAAGTTGCTTCAAAGAAAGTTGACGTAAACATATTGCTTGCAGAGTTTGCTGTAAGACTGTGTagttctctctcacactcactaaGTGTAGCTATACTCTATCTTTCACACTGTATGTAGTTatactctgtctcactcacactgTGTGTAGTTATACTCACTTTCTCGGTGTGATGTTACATGCTCTCTATGTTCATGTAGTtatactctgtctctctctctccctccctctctctctctcagtctgcagctgctctgtgtaTTGGAGTGGGGAGCTTCAGTGACCCTAACGACCTGCCTGGCTTGGCCCATTTTCTGGAACACAGTGAGTGTCTCCTTCCAGAGCTGACCCCACTGACTGTTAGACGGATTGGTGTATGTAATCGCTGACCTGCTCgtgtgtctgtcagtggtgTTCATGGGCAGTGAGAAGTACCCCGCAGAGAACGGCTTCGACGCTTTCCTGAAGAAACACGGCGGGAGCGACAACGCCTCCACCGACTGCGAGAGGACCATCTTCCAGTTCGACGTGCAGAGGAAGCACTTCCGGGAGGCGCTGGACAGGTGAGCGCGTGCGGGCGTGTCCACCTGGCTGAGGCAAAGGCCCCCGCTAACCCAGCTGCCTTCTGCTTAATGCTGGGCTTCTATCTCAGgagctgggggagagggagagggagggagagacattttacatttacatttatttatttagcagacgcttttatccaaagcgacgtacaaaagtgcatacagtaagtatagcgacagtatggggacaggttgtgtacagttccacagtgagacagttctcagctgagagcaaggtctgtttgaggacacagtactgtcagatttgtacaactacagcgtatagggcaagTAATATGATACACCGTCAAACAGCAAACATCAACAACTAGACAGGCCGTACCTCGCCCTCCTGCATCTGTGTGATTGATCATTCTTACCTGTCCACAGGTGGGCTCAGTTCTTCATCTGCCCGCTGATGATCAAAGACGCCATCGACAGGGAGGTGGAGGCGGTGGACAGcggtgagggagggggaatgCCTGTGGGCCGTATGCAGGGCCTGCTGCTTATACAGTTTATCCCTGTGTTCCTGCTTTTTTACACTCCACTGTTAAAATGAAGCTGCTGTCATTACAGTGGGGTGTCACTCATTCAAGGCTGCGTATACACAGCAGAGATTATTCGAATATCCATGAATTTGGATCCCATTGCTcagtgtctttgtctgtgtgtctgcttccctctcttccctgtgCTTCACAGAGTATCAGCTGGCCAAACCCTCTGACTCGCACCGTAAGGAGATGCTGTTTGGCAGCCTGGCCAAGCCCGGTCACCCCATGGGAAAGTTCTGCTGGGGTGAGTGTGTACTCCAGTGTGAAGGATTTGTGTTGcttgtgtgtggatgggtggggggggagttTCCCAAATCTGAAATCTCTTTCAGCCCTCTTTAGCACCATGTGGGGTCTGGTGCAAAGAGATTTGTACGCAGATATTATTGAGGCTGTTCAATCAATGCTGACCTCTGCGAAAGCTCTTAATGGCTTGGCAACTTTATATATGGAGTAGTGCTTGTGTTTTAGCTGGTTGTAACAGTGTGGTTCTTTgtgtttggttgtaatggtgtGGTACTTTGTGTTTGGTCAGGGAATGCTCAGACCCTGAAACATGAACCCCGAGAGAAGAAGATTGACACCTACAAGCGTCTGCGTGAATTCTGGGAGCAGCATTACTCTGCCCACTACATGACCCTGGCCGTGCAGTCCAAAGGTACgagctgtcagtcaaacaggGTGAAACATCCATCCTGTAACAGAACATCCTCCAGCAAGTCTGTGAATGCTGTCTGCAGTGAAGGGCTCTGCTGATACAGGGAGCACAGCCAAGGCAGGGAGATCACTAACGCTACTGTCAGACTGCAGCTAAAAATGGCTCAGTTCTGATTATTTTCCCTCTTGTGACCCAGTTCAGATGTTTTTAGAACACTgtgaacagcaaaaaacacaCGAAGTCGCATCTTTTCAGTTCTGATTTGGGCCATctgaatatgtgaaaataaatctgaTGTTTAGCCATGTAACATCCGTATGACCTCTGTGCGAATGAGAGCTGGTTGTGTAATCTGCTTGTCTCATCCTGTTCCCTCTCCTACAGAGAGCCTAGATACACTGGAGGAGTGGGTTACAGAAATATTCAGCAAAATCCCCAACAAGTGAGTGCAGAGCTCcctaccaaacacacacacactcacacacacacacacatgcacaaacacacaaacacacactcacacacacacacatgcacaaacacacaaacacactcacacacacacacacacacacacatacacacacacacactcacacacacacacacatgcacaaacacacaaacacacactcacacacacacacatgcacaaacacaaacacactcacacacacacacacacacacacatacacacacacacactcacacacacacacacatgcacaaacacacaaacacactcacacacacacacatacacaaacacacacacacactcacacacacacacacatgcacaaacacactcacacacacacacacacacatgcacaaacacacacacgcacaaacaccacacactcacacacacatgcacaaacagacaaacacactcacacacacacacatgcacaaacacacaaacacactcacacacacacacacatgcacaaacacacaaacacacacacacacatgcacaaacacacaaacacacacacacacacacactcacacacacacacacatgcacaaacacacaaacacacaaacacacacacacacacatgcacaaacacacaaacacactcacacacacacgcacaaacaccacacgcacgcacgcacgcacgcacgcacgcacgcacgcacgcacgcacgcacgcacgcacgcacgcacgcacgcacgcacgcacgcacgcacgcacactgGATTCTGAGTGTGTCATGCTGTTGTCCTGTTGTGATTTCAGTGGGCAGCCCAAACCTGACTTCTCTGACATGCAGAACCCCTTTGATACCCCAGCCTTCAGTAAGCTGTACCGAGGTAATCCTCTCACTGCTTACCATGTCACAGTGTGATTGGCCTGATGGTTCAGTGTAatgctctctgattggtggtCAGTAGCATCTGCATCCTTATCGCTTTGGCTGTGAGAGTTTGGCTCTGACAGGTGTGCTCTGTGTTGCAGTGGTACCCGTGCGAAAGGTGCATGCCCTCACCATCACCTGGGCACTACCACCCCAGGAGAAGTATTACAGGTGAGATCATGGCATTTGGGGGGGCCAgagtgcggggggggggttatgcACAGGTGGAGGGTTAGAAAATCTGAAATCTAAATGACTGCACAGTATTGTatgacacaattaaaaaaataaaattgatccTTGTAAGATggcttgttttcagtgttgggctaaatgtgttttttatgtgtgtgtgtgtgtgtgtgtgtgtatgcgcgcgcacatgtgtgtgtgtgtgtgtgcgcgcgtgcgtgcgtgtgcgcgcgtgcatgtgtgtgtgtgtgcgcgcgtgtgtgcgtgtgcgcgcgtgcatgtgtgcgtgtacgcacatgtgtctgtgtgtgcgtgtatgttaGGGTGAAGCCTCTCCATTACATCTCCTGGCTGATTGGTCATGAAGGCACTGGCAGCATCCTCTCTCTGCTGAGGAAGAAGTGAGTAGACTCTATTTCCCATGATTCACCTGTATTGATTGGCCTGGATTACTCCATAATCagcttgtttgtgctgttgtccgtttatgcagccctgtttttgCCATTGCTGGTGGTGTATAATAGCTGGCTTGTCAGTTtgttctgtcactgtgggcattttttattaatttatttttttttacatggcaTACTGTGCGCGCGTgagtgcgagcgtgtgtgtgtgtgtgtgtgtgtgtgtgtgtgcgcgcgtgagtgcgagcgtgtgtgtgtgtgtgtgtgtgtgtgtgtgtgtgtgcacgcgtgagagtgagtgtgtgtgtgtgtgtgtgtgtgtgtgtgtgtgtgtgtgtgtgcgcgcgtgagtgcgagcgtgtgtgtgtgtgtgtgtgtgtgtgtgtgtgtgtgtgtgtgtgtgtgtgtgtgtgggctgctGCAGAGTGACCGTTCTCtgctccttcctgtctgcaggtGCTGGGCTCTGGCGCTGTTTGGGGGCAACAGTGAGACGGGCTTTGATCAGAACACCACCTACTCCATCTTCAGCATCTCCATCACGCTGACCGACGAGGGCTTCCAGAACTTCTACCAGGTCAGGAGGGTACATGGGAGATGTATCTCTCCCTGCTGAGATATGTTACAGCCACacttaatatttcatatttttggtaGAGTTTGCTTCTGTAGTTGACTTATGTAAAGCCAGCTCTTTTCTGCCGTGTGTGAAATTAGCAGTGGAGCCAAAGCTTTTGGCCAAAGCAGTAGGCAGGGGACAACATAGCTGTTACTCCAGTTAGCAGTTAAACGTAAATGACCGTGTCTCACCGTTCCCATGGAGGTGAAGGCTGTTTAGAGTTTCTATACAGACAGGTAGGTGTAGGAAAGCCTCACCTACACCCCCAGCACCTGCAGAGACCCCTCCCTGCTGACCACCCCAGAACTGTGTCTCCTGCAGGTGTCTCACCTGGTGTTCCAGTACCTGAAGATGTTGCAGACACTGGGCCCCCAGCAGAGGTCaggcatgtctgtgtatattcATATCCATAATAAGTAAATGTAGTGAAGTAGGAATATATGGTCAGAAGATCTTGCGTCTTTCCCCTGAGCTCTTTCCTCTGATTGTATTCCTGTTCTCTGCAGAATATATGAAGAAATTCAGAAGATTGAAGCCAATGAGTTTCGTTACCAGGAGCAGGTAAGAATGATTCGTTATCAAACACACCTCACCTGGTTCAGCCATTAAAAGGATAGTGAGCTGTGATTGTGATGCTGTCATTACACCTTTACGAGAGTTTCCCCTTCAGTCTCTCCCCGTGTGAATGCTGGTGAACACTGTGGTGGTGGACACTGGTGAGTCAATGATGTGATGCGTTTTTACAGACTGACCCTATTGAGTATGTGGAGGATATCTGTGAGAATCTGCAGCTCTTCCCCAAAGAGGATTTCCTGACCGGAGACCAGCTCATGTTTGAGTACAACCCCGAGGTACAGTAACCCCAGAGACACCTCCAgcctgtctgtgtcacagctAATTCATCCCGAATTGCTTCACTAAATACCCAGTTCTGAAAATGGATGAAGTGTCAAATGTAAGCTCTGTAATTCATCCTGGAAAAGGTGTTCACAAAGGGAGCCCTTAAGAAGTTTTGGGCCCAGTCAGAACCACCCTCTCACTCCCTTCTCTAGACCCTTTCTGATTTTCTCTTAAAGACCAGACAGGACTGGATAGGATATCAGCAGTGTGCTAACAGCTCGGTTTGCCCTGTGGCTTGCTGGGGGGAGTTTCTGCCATGCTGTGTCCACCTTGCCaggcatttcctgtgtgtgagaaGGAGTTGTGATGAGCCCGAGGGTTGGAGTTGGACGGTGGTTCTCGTTTGGGCTTCAGTGTCTTGTAAAGTGCTTGTacactagggggcagtgtttCTCCAGTCTGAaggccttctctctctctctctctttctctctctctctctctctctctctctctctgtctctctctctctctctctctctctctctttccccccctctctacCCAGGTGATTTCGGCTGCCCTCACCCTCCTGACCCCGGAGCGGGCCAACCTGATGCTGCTGTCTCCGGAGCACGAGGGCCGCTGTGAGCTGAAGGAGAAATGGTTCGGCACGCAGTACAGCGTGGAGGGTGAGAGGCCGGAAAACGGGCCGCCAGTCATCAGGAATGCTGGGGGCTCTGACTCCGTACTGACTCTGCAACACTGACTCTGCACCTATTTTACAGGCTCTGTGTGGAGTCTGCACTGACAAATGCGTGTTTTGTGTTATGAGAGTGTGTTTAATCTTGTGAGCTGTGGAGCAGCTGATGTTGGTGTCTTGCTGTCTGTTtaacgctctctctccctcgtggCAGATATTCAGCAGGAGTGGAGAGATCGATGGGCAAGCGATTACGAGCTGAACTCTGACCTGCATCTCCCAGCAGAGAATAAGTTCATtggtgcgtgtctgtgtgtctgccccccccccccccccccgctggaCTCTGCTGTTTGATGATCTGAGAATGTGAATCCCTCTAGTGTTACTGGTGAAGTTTTATGGTTCCTCAGTGAAAGTGTTTAACGAGGTGTTTCCCACCTCTGACTTCATCTCAAATCTGGTTTCGTTTTTTTGTTAAATCTTTGCAGCTACGGATTTCGCCCT from Megalops cyprinoides isolate fMegCyp1 chromosome 20, fMegCyp1.pri, whole genome shotgun sequence encodes:
- the LOC118795591 gene encoding ras-related protein Rab-8A-like, with protein sequence MAKTYDYLFKLLLIGDSGVGKTCVLFRFSEDAFNSTFISTIGIDFKIRTIELDGKKIKLQIWDTAGQERFRTITTAYYRGAMGIMLVYDITNEKSFDNIKNWIRNIEEHASADVEKMVLGNKCDVNDKRQVSKDRGEKLALEYGIKFMETSAKANINVENAFLTLARDIKAKMDKKLEGNSPQGSSQGVKITEQQKKSSFFRCALL
- the LOC118795692 gene encoding nardilysin-like, which encodes MPQTKKSKSDAFGSGQPPGADRGESHLLAGPRDPGENLGDPQIVKSPSDPKQYRYIELTNGLRALLISDFSQLDGKAASDDEDDSEEEEEEEEEEGEEEESGEEEGDSGEGTEEDEGEEEDEQDSDFEELDEDSEGKKKKGKSEKQSAAALCIGVGSFSDPNDLPGLAHFLEHMVFMGSEKYPAENGFDAFLKKHGGSDNASTDCERTIFQFDVQRKHFREALDRWAQFFICPLMIKDAIDREVEAVDSEYQLAKPSDSHRKEMLFGSLAKPGHPMGKFCWGNAQTLKHEPREKKIDTYKRLREFWEQHYSAHYMTLAVQSKESLDTLEEWVTEIFSKIPNNGQPKPDFSDMQNPFDTPAFSKLYRVVPVRKVHALTITWALPPQEKYYRVKPLHYISWLIGHEGTGSILSLLRKKCWALALFGGNSETGFDQNTTYSIFSISITLTDEGFQNFYQVSHLVFQYLKMLQTLGPQQRIYEEIQKIEANEFRYQEQTDPIEYVEDICENLQLFPKEDFLTGDQLMFEYNPEVISAALTLLTPERANLMLLSPEHEGRCELKEKWFGTQYSVEDIQQEWRDRWASDYELNSDLHLPAENKFIATDFALKTSDCPDTEFPVRIVNNERGCLWFRKDNKFKIPKAYVRFHLISPVIQRSPENLVLFDLFVNILAHSLAEPAYEADVAQLEYKLVAGEHGLVIKVKGFNHKLPLLFNLIVDYLVDFSAAPDVFSMFVEQLKKTYFNILIKPEKLGKDVRLLILEQARWSVIQKYQAIMKGLTVSDLMEFAHSLKSELYAEGLVQGNFTSAEAMQFLQYVTEKLQFKPLSVEVPVLFRVVELPEKAHLCKVKSLNKGDANSEVTVYYQSGPRALREHTLMELLVMHMEEPCFDFLRTKETLGYHVYPTCRNTSGVLGFSVTVETQATKFNSELVEAKVEEFLVSFGKKMSALTDEAFKTQVTALIKLKECEDTHLGEEVDRNWFEVVTQQYVFDRLNREVDALRLMTKAELLSWFQEHRGPHSRKLSVHVVGFGEEEGDPAGQGGEQEGVDPQCSSYGEVSRLNFLPASPRLADATVISDIRAFTSSLNLYPYHKILK